The Vicia villosa cultivar HV-30 ecotype Madison, WI linkage group LG1, Vvil1.0, whole genome shotgun sequence genome includes a region encoding these proteins:
- the LOC131600113 gene encoding uncharacterized protein LOC131600113 yields the protein MVAGRNDDAIAEALRMLAGSIGQIPQANAGNRNGDDDEYRALGRFQRNNPPVFEGEHEPDKAQAWLKAIEKIFRVMNCTDAQRVQFGTHMLEKEAEDWWNNTLQRFEEDGIEVTWDLFRDVFLENYFPEDCRGKKEVEFLELKQGNGTVAVYAAKFQELIKYCPHYNIANAERSKCLKFVNGLRHDIKKAIGYQQITRFTELVNKSRIYDEDSRESASIYKSLKGKNQDRGKPYDDKRKQAGFGKKPSWGGSSTSPKCFKCGVESHKVAECKKEVTTCFKCGKYGHIATNCRGGSNVTCFNCGEKGHVSTKCDKPKKEQAKGKVFALSGTGATTDERLIQGSGV from the exons atggttgcaggcaggaatgatgatgctattgctgagGCGTTGAGGATGTTGGCTGGCTCCATTGGTCAGATTCCTCAAGCGAATGCTGGTAACCgaaatggagatgatgatgagtaccgtgctttagggagattccagaggaacaatcctcctgttTTTGAAGGTGAACATGAACctgataaagctcaagcttggctgaaggcgattgagaagatctttAGAGTCATGAACTGTACTGATGCTcagagagtgcagtttggtactcatatgctggaaaaggaagctgaagATTGGTGGAACAACACTCTTCAGAGGTTTGAAGAAGATGGCATTGAggttacttgggatcttttccgtgatgtcttcttggagaactattttcctgaagattgtcgtgggaagaaagaggtggagttccttgagttgaagcaaggaaatggtaccgTTGCTGTTTATGCTGCTAAGTTTCaggagcttatcaagtattgtccccACTATAATATTGCTAATGCTGAGAGATCTAAATgcttgaagtttgtgaatggcttgagacatgatatcaagaaggctattggttaccaacagattacccgttttactgaattggttaacaagagtcggatttatgatgaggatagtagagaGAGTGCCTCTATCTACAAGAGTTTGAAAGGAAAGAATCAGgatcgtgggaaaccgtatgatgacaagaggaaacaagctggttttggcaagaagccaagttgGGGAGGATCTTCCACTTCACCTAAGTGTTTCAAATGTGGAGTTGAGAGTCATAAAGTTGCTGAGTGCAAGAAAGAGGTtactacttgtttcaagtgtggcaagtatGGTCACATAGCTACTAATTGTAGAGGTGGTTCGAatgtgacttgtttcaactgtggagagAAAGGCCACGTTAGTACAAAATGtgacaagccaaagaaggagcaagcaaAAGGAAAAGTGTTCGCATTGTCTGGTACGGGAGCCACTACTGATGAGAGGCTAATTCAAG gttctggagtttag